The genome window GGCCTGAACGGCTCGACGGCGCCCGACGCGTTGCCGAAGCTCACCATCAGCCCGCGCGGCTGCAGGCAGCGCAGCGAGTCGTCGAACGTGTCCTTGCCCACCGAATCGTAGACCACCGGAACGCCCTTGCCGCCGGTCAGTTCCTTGACGCGGTCGACGAAGCTCTCCTCCGTGTACACGATCGGATGATCGCAGCCATGGGCCTTCGCCAGCTCCGCCTTCTCGCGGGTGCCGACGGTGCCGATGACCGTGGCGCCGAGGTGCTTGAGCCACTGGCAGGCGATGAGGCCGGTGCCGCCAGCGGCCGCGTGAAAGAGGACCGTCTCGCCCGGCTGCACGGCATGCGTGCGCCGGACGAGGTACTGCACGGTGCAGCCCTTCAGCATGACCGCCGCCGCCTGCTCGTCGGTGATCCCGTCCGGGATCTTCACGAGGAACCGCGACCCGATGATCCGGCGCTGGGCATAGCTGCCGAGGCTCATGCAGTAGGTGACCCGAT of Acidobacteriota bacterium contains these proteins:
- a CDS encoding quinone oxidoreductase; translation: MTHAIRIHENGGPEALRWEAVDVPDPGPGEAVIRQTASGLNFIDVYFRIGLYPAPSFPLTIGNEGVGVVEAVGDGVTEVVVGDRVTYCMSLGSYAQRRIIGSRFLVKIPDGITDEQAAAVMLKGCTVQYLVRRTHAVQPGETVLFHAAAGGTGLIACQWLKHLGATVIGTVGTREKAELAKAHGCDHPIVYTEESFVDRVKELTGGKGVPVVYDSVGKDTFDDSLRCLQPRGLMVSFGNASGAVEPFRPAILAQKGSLFLTRPTLANYTATRQELEETTAELFDVVGSGAVRIEVNQTYALEDAAQAHRDLEARRTTGSTVLLTGA